Proteins from one Candidatus Nitrospira nitrificans genomic window:
- the rsmA gene encoding 16S rRNA (adenine(1518)-N(6)/adenine(1519)-N(6))-dimethyltransferase RsmA yields MDSSLPPAAIKRLGQNFLIDPNIVRKIVTLAELTPTNAVLEIGPGRGILTDALCRAAGHVTAIEIDPRLHAYLAERRPRFSNLTLVLDDAMTSPIEHLPIGTIVVANLPYYLSTPLLFRLLDQRDRFARMVLMLQNEVADRLVAKPGSSDYGVLSVMAQYAADIGKSFKVSAQCFRPRPEVGSAVVLLKTKHQRALNQEDNHKFAALVKAAFAHRRKTLINSLKDEGYEPTLVTAALDSFNISHSTRAETLSIEQFIELTRRIERPSASNLHQ; encoded by the coding sequence GTGGACTCTTCTCTCCCCCCCGCCGCGATCAAACGCCTCGGGCAGAATTTTCTCATCGACCCCAACATTGTCCGCAAGATCGTCACGCTGGCCGAACTCACGCCGACCAATGCCGTTTTGGAAATCGGACCAGGGCGCGGCATCCTGACCGACGCGCTGTGTCGTGCCGCCGGCCACGTGACGGCGATCGAAATCGATCCTCGGCTCCATGCCTACCTGGCTGAGCGACGGCCCCGGTTTTCAAATCTCACGCTCGTCCTTGACGATGCGATGACTTCGCCCATCGAGCACCTTCCAATCGGCACCATCGTCGTCGCCAATCTTCCATACTATTTGTCGACCCCGCTCCTCTTCCGGCTTCTCGATCAACGCGACCGTTTTGCCCGCATGGTGCTGATGCTGCAAAACGAAGTCGCCGACCGACTCGTGGCGAAGCCGGGAAGCTCTGACTACGGTGTCCTTTCCGTCATGGCTCAATACGCGGCGGACATTGGCAAATCGTTCAAGGTCTCCGCGCAATGTTTCCGCCCTCGGCCGGAAGTCGGCTCCGCTGTGGTTCTGCTGAAGACCAAGCATCAGAGAGCACTGAACCAGGAGGACAATCACAAATTCGCCGCACTGGTGAAAGCGGCCTTCGCCCACCGCCGCAAAACGCTGATCAATTCGCTGAAAGATGAAGGGTACGAACCAACGCTGGTGACAGCGGCGTTGGATTCCTTCAATATTTCTCACTCCACCCGCGCGGAGACCCTTTCCATCGAGCAGTTTATCGAGCTGACTCGCCGAATAGAGAGGCCGAGCGCCTCAAACCTTCATCAATAA
- the pdxA gene encoding 4-hydroxythreonine-4-phosphate dehydrogenase PdxA — protein MPTEPRSPRTRSSSPHLPLLGITMGDPAGIGPEVIAKTLAGAHLRNVCRSVVIGSLPVMERTIKALKLKLKVVHVHGHEPTAPRRGTVAVLDPLETPLRTFKPGIASAETGAASVAFIEKAVELAQIGCIDGMVTAPINKEAINMAGCRYPGHTELLADLTHATESGMMIVGGPLRIMFVTTHVAIRDLAARLTQAQIERAIRLAQLALTTLFGIKRPKIGVAALNPHAGEHGLFGDEEARVILPAARAAQKRGILASDPLPADTLFGKAAKGAFDGVVALYHDQGLIPLKLVAFGTCVNLTVGLPIIRTSVDHGTAFDIVGKGVADPGSLIEAVKLASKIAQHRMAAIPTKKGRAKHVA, from the coding sequence ATGCCAACTGAACCACGGTCGCCTCGCACACGTTCCTCATCCCCTCACCTCCCCTTGTTGGGAATTACGATGGGAGACCCGGCCGGCATCGGCCCGGAAGTCATTGCCAAGACGCTGGCAGGTGCTCACTTGCGCAACGTCTGTCGATCGGTCGTCATCGGATCGCTTCCCGTCATGGAGCGAACGATCAAGGCCCTGAAGCTCAAGCTGAAGGTCGTCCACGTTCACGGTCATGAACCGACGGCGCCGCGGAGAGGAACGGTGGCTGTGCTGGATCCGCTGGAAACACCGCTGCGAACGTTCAAGCCAGGAATCGCCTCGGCGGAGACTGGAGCCGCTTCAGTCGCCTTCATCGAAAAGGCCGTTGAACTGGCGCAGATCGGCTGTATCGACGGAATGGTGACGGCGCCCATCAACAAGGAAGCCATCAATATGGCCGGCTGTCGGTACCCGGGCCATACCGAGTTGTTGGCTGACCTCACCCACGCGACCGAGTCAGGCATGATGATCGTGGGCGGGCCGCTGCGCATCATGTTCGTCACGACACACGTCGCGATCAGAGATCTCGCGGCGCGGCTCACCCAAGCCCAGATTGAACGAGCGATCCGCTTGGCCCAATTGGCGCTGACGACGCTGTTCGGGATCAAACGCCCCAAAATAGGAGTAGCGGCCCTCAATCCCCATGCCGGCGAACATGGATTATTCGGTGATGAAGAAGCGCGGGTTATCCTCCCGGCGGCACGTGCCGCGCAAAAACGGGGAATCCTGGCCAGTGATCCCTTGCCGGCTGATACATTGTTTGGGAAGGCCGCGAAGGGGGCATTTGACGGCGTCGTCGCCCTCTACCACGATCAGGGCCTCATTCCCCTCAAGCTTGTCGCCTTCGGCACCTGCGTCAATCTCACCGTGGGCTTGCCGATCATTCGTACGTCAGTGGATCATGGAACAGCCTTTGATATCGTCGGCAAAGGCGTCGCGGATCCCGGCAGTCTGATTGAGGCCGTCAAGTTGGCTTCCAAGATCGCGCAGCATAGAATGGCCGCGATTCCGACCAAGAAGGGACGAGCCAAACATGTCGCCTGA
- a CDS encoding sodium:calcium antiporter codes for MTVVYYVLLFVVSVAVTLGGCALFTNAIEWLGKRRGISEGAVGSVFAAIGTTLPETSIPIIAIFFGDSREEVEVGLGAILGAPFMLSTLVLPILAVLLLLYARAGKRTARFHLNYREVLTDLTFFMIGYFIALGCAFVPSKLMHLIAAGVLICLYIYYMKLKFSPAEGEEGGELEPLIFDKHAATPSYAMIGFQALLGLGGLIMGAHLFVMAAESMAGLFAMSPLILALLIAPLATELPEMSNSFLWLYRKKDRLAVANVTGAMVFQGTFPVALGLIGTEWVIAPSALTTMILAVQAVGLCLLQILIGGRWRPWLLAAGAVFYIGYTVHLYAN; via the coding sequence ATGACTGTTGTGTATTACGTCCTCCTCTTTGTCGTTTCCGTCGCGGTCACGCTGGGTGGGTGCGCGCTCTTTACCAACGCCATTGAATGGCTGGGCAAGCGGCGTGGCATCTCCGAGGGGGCCGTCGGTAGTGTCTTTGCCGCAATCGGCACAACCCTGCCTGAGACCTCGATCCCGATCATTGCGATTTTCTTCGGCGACAGCCGTGAAGAAGTCGAGGTCGGATTGGGCGCCATCTTGGGCGCGCCGTTCATGCTCAGCACACTGGTGCTGCCCATCCTGGCCGTGCTTCTGCTGCTCTATGCGCGAGCCGGCAAACGGACCGCCCGATTTCATCTCAACTATCGTGAAGTGCTGACAGACCTCACGTTTTTCATGATCGGGTATTTTATCGCCTTGGGATGCGCCTTCGTGCCCTCCAAACTGATGCACCTCATCGCGGCGGGTGTGTTGATCTGCTTGTACATCTACTACATGAAGCTCAAATTCTCCCCGGCTGAGGGGGAAGAAGGGGGTGAGCTGGAGCCGTTGATTTTCGACAAGCACGCGGCCACGCCCTCCTATGCGATGATCGGATTTCAAGCCCTCTTGGGGTTGGGTGGATTGATCATGGGCGCCCATTTGTTTGTCATGGCCGCGGAATCGATGGCCGGCTTGTTCGCCATGTCGCCGTTGATTTTGGCGTTGCTTATCGCGCCGCTCGCCACAGAGCTACCGGAGATGTCCAATAGCTTTCTCTGGCTCTATCGCAAGAAAGACCGGCTCGCCGTGGCCAATGTCACGGGCGCCATGGTCTTTCAAGGCACCTTCCCGGTTGCTCTGGGCTTGATCGGAACTGAATGGGTGATTGCGCCGTCGGCATTGACCACTATGATCTTAGCCGTGCAGGCCGTGGGACTCTGCCTGCTGCAGATTCTGATCGGCGGTCGATGGCGGCCGTGGCTGCTCGCCGCCGGAGCTGTATTCTATATCGGCTATACGGTGCATCTCTATGCCAACTGA
- the larC gene encoding nickel pincer cofactor biosynthesis protein LarC — protein sequence MRNCVGRHLHFDCFSGVSGDMVLGALVSAGLPWTDLVKGLKGLKLTGYTLRKREVHRGALPAIKVDVIIQQGFQRPLPLSRIRKILVDSLLPGPVKERSRLVFDRLAEAESLAHRVNVKDVHFHEVGVMDSFIDVVGGVLGCYLLNATRVTSSPINVGAGSIQTSHGLLPVPGPAVAALAKGIPIYAEGPRCELATPTGVALLRTLASEFGPMPTMKSTAVGYGAGDREPDGWSNALRLFLEDEPASVTDQTDRMIQIDTNLDDLSPQTYEYIMEQLFQVGAVDVVLAPVVMKKSRPGIVLSCLAAEGRTNAVLEVLFQETTTLGVRLHEVRRRVLLRRFVPVTTQGGVVRMKVAEVGAGWEKTAPEYEDCKAIAQRTGRPLKTVMEEALMAYRRGLKKKRLTTARGRA from the coding sequence GTGAGGAACTGCGTGGGCCGTCATTTGCACTTCGATTGTTTCTCGGGAGTTAGTGGAGACATGGTCCTGGGCGCATTGGTGAGCGCAGGCTTACCATGGACCGACTTGGTCAAGGGCCTCAAAGGGCTCAAGCTCACCGGCTACACATTGCGGAAGCGCGAGGTGCATCGTGGCGCGCTCCCGGCGATAAAAGTCGATGTGATCATTCAGCAAGGGTTCCAACGGCCGCTGCCCCTCTCCCGCATCCGCAAGATCCTTGTCGACAGTCTGTTGCCCGGTCCGGTCAAGGAACGTAGCCGGTTGGTCTTTGATCGACTGGCTGAAGCCGAAAGCCTGGCCCATCGAGTCAATGTGAAGGATGTTCACTTTCATGAAGTCGGGGTGATGGATTCGTTTATCGATGTCGTCGGAGGCGTGCTGGGGTGCTATCTCTTGAACGCCACCAGAGTCACATCGTCCCCGATCAATGTAGGGGCCGGCTCGATTCAAACCTCGCACGGGCTGTTACCGGTTCCAGGACCGGCCGTGGCGGCGTTGGCGAAGGGAATTCCGATCTACGCCGAAGGTCCGCGCTGTGAGCTCGCCACCCCCACCGGGGTGGCGTTGCTTCGGACATTGGCGTCGGAATTCGGCCCGATGCCGACCATGAAGAGTACGGCCGTGGGCTACGGAGCCGGCGATCGAGAGCCAGACGGGTGGTCGAATGCCTTGCGCCTGTTTCTAGAGGACGAGCCCGCGTCGGTGACGGATCAGACCGACCGGATGATACAGATTGACACGAATCTCGACGATCTGAGCCCACAGACCTACGAATACATCATGGAACAACTCTTTCAGGTCGGCGCCGTCGATGTTGTGCTGGCTCCCGTGGTCATGAAGAAAAGCCGGCCAGGAATCGTGCTGAGCTGCCTGGCCGCTGAGGGCCGGACGAATGCCGTGCTCGAAGTTCTCTTCCAGGAAACGACCACGCTCGGAGTGCGCCTTCATGAGGTCCGCCGACGGGTCCTTCTCCGACGATTCGTTCCTGTGACAACCCAAGGCGGAGTCGTTCGCATGAAAGTCGCCGAGGTCGGCGCCGGATGGGAAAAAACAGCTCCCGAATATGAGGATTGCAAGGCCATCGCGCAACGAACCGGCCGCCCCCTCAAGACAGTGATGGAGGAAGCGCTGATGGCCTATCGACGAGGACTCAAAAAGAAGCGACTCACAACCGCGCGAGGCCGGGCATGA
- the larB gene encoding nickel pincer cofactor biosynthesis protein LarB, with product MNPEGLEQLLDQVRQGGVTVEQALQRLRSLPFEDLGFASLDHHRSLRQGFPEVVLCEGKTTAQIIAIARALIRKQGPFLATRADPSVARAIRRLDRRAQYYPDARIVAIRASKQKQHGHILVVTAGTADVPVAEEARVTAEVMGSHVERLYDVGVAGIHRLLGKKDRLFDAKVVIVAAGMDGVLPSVVGGLVHCPVIAVPTSRGYGASFGGVAALLTMLNSCAAGVGVMNIDNGFGAACLAHRINMLGAQSLVNSHSSSKNTASK from the coding sequence ATGAATCCGGAAGGACTCGAACAGCTGTTGGACCAAGTCCGCCAAGGAGGCGTCACGGTGGAACAGGCGCTTCAGCGCCTGCGGTCATTGCCCTTTGAGGACCTGGGCTTTGCTTCGCTCGATCATCATCGATCGTTGCGACAAGGATTCCCCGAGGTGGTCTTATGTGAGGGGAAAACCACGGCGCAGATCATCGCTATCGCTCGGGCCCTCATTAGGAAACAGGGCCCGTTTCTTGCCACTCGCGCCGATCCATCGGTCGCGCGCGCCATTCGCCGCCTGGATCGGCGAGCACAGTACTATCCGGATGCCCGCATCGTGGCGATTCGCGCGTCCAAACAGAAACAACATGGACATATCCTTGTCGTGACCGCCGGAACGGCGGATGTGCCCGTGGCGGAAGAAGCCCGGGTGACTGCGGAAGTGATGGGAAGCCACGTCGAGCGGCTATATGATGTCGGGGTCGCGGGTATCCATCGGCTGCTCGGAAAGAAAGATCGGCTGTTTGATGCAAAGGTCGTGATCGTCGCTGCCGGCATGGACGGCGTCCTGCCGAGCGTGGTGGGAGGCTTGGTCCACTGTCCGGTCATTGCCGTGCCGACCAGCCGGGGCTACGGCGCGAGTTTCGGAGGAGTCGCCGCGCTGCTGACGATGCTCAATTCCTGCGCGGCGGGTGTGGGGGTGATGAACATCGACAACGGATTCGGCGCGGCCTGCCTCGCGCATCGCATTAACATGTTGGGAGCCCAGTCATTGGTCAACAGTCATTCGTCATCGAAGAACACGGCTTCCAAGTAA
- a CDS encoding NAD(P)H-dependent glycerol-3-phosphate dehydrogenase: MPTTINKIGVIGAGAWGTALAKHLAEKGLDVRLWAYEQDVVHAINTSRENPVFLKGIHLPSNLSATSSLMEAVHGCDGVLFAVPSHLTRSMLHQLAPCISEPLPLVCATKGIEEHTAKLMTQVMEDELPPSMHRSLMVLSGPSFASEFSVGKPTAVCLAGSDEQLVHRFQRALMTPVLRVYADTDVIGVQLGGALKNVMALAAGVIDGLDLGLNARAALITRGLAEIVRLGVAMKADPRTFYGLSGVGDLVLTCTGTLSRNHSVGVRLGRGEKLATILAGMQAVAEGVRTSRAALTLARRYQIDMPIIQEINAVLYDDKSCRKAVTDLMERDAKSEKGWT, from the coding sequence ATGCCGACGACAATCAACAAGATCGGCGTTATTGGAGCCGGAGCCTGGGGCACAGCCCTAGCCAAACATCTGGCCGAAAAAGGGCTCGACGTTCGTCTCTGGGCCTATGAGCAGGACGTTGTCCACGCCATCAACACCTCTCGTGAAAATCCTGTCTTCCTCAAAGGCATCCATCTTCCGTCAAATTTGTCGGCCACTTCCTCACTCATGGAGGCCGTACATGGCTGTGACGGGGTTCTGTTTGCCGTTCCTTCGCACCTCACCCGATCCATGTTGCATCAGTTGGCACCCTGCATCTCAGAGCCCCTACCGTTGGTGTGCGCAACCAAGGGCATCGAGGAACACACGGCCAAGTTGATGACTCAGGTCATGGAGGACGAGTTGCCGCCGTCCATGCACCGCTCCCTCATGGTCCTCTCAGGACCCAGTTTTGCCTCTGAATTCAGTGTCGGGAAACCCACGGCCGTGTGTCTGGCCGGCTCTGATGAGCAATTGGTGCATCGATTTCAACGTGCGTTGATGACGCCTGTCTTGCGTGTGTACGCCGATACGGACGTCATCGGCGTACAACTCGGCGGGGCGTTGAAAAATGTCATGGCGCTGGCTGCCGGTGTGATTGACGGTCTGGATCTCGGACTCAATGCCCGCGCGGCGCTCATTACTCGAGGCCTGGCTGAAATCGTCAGACTCGGCGTGGCAATGAAAGCCGATCCACGAACGTTTTATGGACTGTCCGGGGTCGGCGATCTGGTACTGACCTGTACGGGCACACTCAGCCGAAACCATTCGGTAGGCGTTCGGCTCGGCCGGGGAGAAAAGTTGGCTACGATTTTGGCAGGCATGCAGGCAGTCGCGGAAGGCGTTCGCACAAGTCGCGCGGCATTGACATTGGCCCGTCGTTATCAGATCGATATGCCGATCATTCAAGAAATCAACGCCGTGCTGTATGACGATAAATCTTGCAGGAAGGCCGTTACCGATTTGATGGAACGGGATGCAAAATCAGAGAAGGGATGGACATGA
- a CDS encoding dimethylarginine dimethylaminohydrolase family protein: protein MSRLLVCPPKFFGIEYEINPWMRLTNRVDHGQAVRQWHELMRVLEKDVGVALERMTPIPGLPDLVFTANGGIVVGRTAVVSRFRYPERQPEEAHFENRFRELGYDVLTVGKELYFEGAGDLLGFPEYWFGGYRQRSDIRVFPILSERFHREIIPLELVDSRFYHLDTCLCPLSGGELLYFPAAFDRYGQVAIAERVPDRLRLAVPEEEALKFACNAVCAGKHVVLPAGCPATQDWLRMQGYETHSVQLDEFMKSGGSAKCLTLALD from the coding sequence ATGAGCCGCCTCCTCGTATGCCCTCCGAAGTTTTTCGGGATTGAATATGAGATCAATCCCTGGATGCGTCTTACCAATCGCGTGGATCACGGACAGGCGGTGCGACAGTGGCATGAATTGATGCGTGTCCTAGAAAAGGACGTGGGCGTCGCGCTCGAGCGAATGACTCCCATTCCAGGATTGCCCGATCTCGTCTTTACGGCCAATGGCGGCATCGTAGTCGGTCGGACCGCCGTCGTGAGCCGCTTCCGGTATCCTGAACGTCAGCCCGAAGAGGCGCATTTTGAAAATCGGTTCCGTGAGCTGGGCTATGACGTGCTCACAGTAGGAAAAGAGCTGTACTTTGAGGGAGCAGGCGATCTCCTGGGCTTCCCGGAATACTGGTTCGGTGGTTATCGACAACGATCGGATATCCGAGTCTTCCCGATCCTCAGTGAGCGTTTTCACCGAGAAATCATTCCCCTCGAACTTGTCGACAGCCGCTTCTATCATCTGGACACCTGCCTCTGCCCCTTGAGCGGCGGCGAGCTCCTCTATTTCCCCGCGGCCTTTGATCGTTATGGGCAGGTCGCGATCGCCGAACGTGTTCCTGACAGACTGCGCCTTGCCGTTCCGGAAGAGGAAGCCTTGAAGTTCGCCTGCAACGCCGTCTGCGCCGGGAAACACGTCGTCCTCCCTGCTGGGTGTCCCGCCACGCAGGATTGGCTCCGTATGCAAGGATATGAAACCCACTCGGTTCAGCTCGATGAATTCATGAAATCCGGCGGGTCGGCCAAGTGCCTGACACTGGCGCTCGACTGA
- a CDS encoding ornithine cyclodeaminase, nickel-pincer nucleotide-dependent: MGLHQESVCLQGHIIDSLVLAKVLDRIHMMGGTFDLEDVHIGKTREEPSRARIVIQATSKAQLADILKAIQPHGASIEREADCRTDRAPADGLLPDDFYATTHLPTQIRLNGRWLDVDRIEMDLAIVVSEAGSVAQAVPMGAVRRGDSIVVGREGVRVIPLQRPRERDIFGFMESQVSAERPHGHIIADIAARMRRLREQHQQGQPDSKVLLAGGPAIIHAGGREAMTWLIEQGFIHILFCGNALAAHDMEADLFGTSLGHGLITGRTVPHGHEHHLRTINRIRTIGSIEAAVTSGTIKQGIMAACIRQRVPVVMSGTIRDDGPLPGVITDSVQAQNAMRAMIPGVGLALLIASTLHAVATGNLLPAGIPTVCVDINPSVPTKLADRGSFQAVGLVMDAASFLSELARLLGKST; the protein is encoded by the coding sequence ATGGGTCTCCACCAAGAAAGCGTATGCCTTCAAGGCCACATTATTGACTCCCTCGTGCTGGCCAAGGTGTTGGACCGTATCCACATGATGGGAGGAACGTTTGACTTAGAGGACGTGCACATCGGCAAGACACGAGAAGAACCCTCTCGTGCCCGCATTGTCATCCAAGCGACATCCAAGGCCCAGTTAGCCGACATCCTCAAGGCGATTCAGCCGCACGGGGCTTCGATCGAACGTGAGGCCGACTGCCGTACCGACAGGGCGCCTGCGGATGGGCTGCTCCCCGATGACTTCTATGCCACGACACACCTTCCCACCCAGATCCGGCTCAACGGTCGATGGCTGGACGTCGATCGAATCGAGATGGACCTCGCCATTGTAGTCAGCGAGGCGGGCTCCGTCGCTCAGGCCGTGCCGATGGGGGCGGTTCGTCGTGGGGATTCGATCGTGGTCGGTCGAGAAGGAGTGCGTGTCATCCCCCTGCAGCGGCCACGCGAACGAGACATCTTTGGATTTATGGAGTCTCAAGTTTCGGCTGAACGGCCCCATGGCCATATCATCGCCGACATCGCCGCTCGAATGCGGCGATTGAGAGAGCAGCATCAGCAAGGACAACCAGACTCCAAAGTCTTGCTCGCCGGAGGACCGGCGATCATCCATGCCGGTGGCCGGGAAGCCATGACGTGGCTGATCGAGCAGGGATTCATTCATATCCTGTTTTGCGGAAATGCGCTGGCTGCGCATGACATGGAAGCAGATCTGTTCGGCACGTCACTCGGCCACGGGCTCATAACAGGGCGCACGGTCCCGCATGGCCATGAGCACCACTTGCGGACCATCAACCGGATTCGGACGATCGGAAGCATCGAGGCGGCGGTCACGTCGGGAACGATCAAGCAAGGAATCATGGCAGCTTGTATCCGGCAGCGGGTGCCGGTGGTCATGTCGGGAACGATTCGTGACGATGGTCCCTTGCCCGGAGTGATCACCGATTCCGTCCAGGCACAGAATGCCATGCGGGCGATGATTCCCGGCGTTGGCCTAGCCCTGTTGATCGCATCGACGCTGCATGCGGTGGCCACAGGGAACCTGCTGCCTGCCGGCATTCCAACCGTCTGCGTGGACATCAATCCATCGGTCCCGACCAAGCTGGCGGATCGAGGCAGCTTTCAGGCGGTCGGCCTGGTCATGGATGCGGCATCCTTTCTGTCGGAACTTGCCAGGCTGTTGGGGAAGTCGACATGA
- the truD gene encoding tRNA pseudouridine(13) synthase TruD — MRQPIDPFLTGDLPGIAGDIRTIPEDFHVEERPLYLPCGEGEHLYVTITKRGLSTPDLVRRLSSSLGIKAQAIGIAGLKDARAVTTQMVSLQGVTPEQVAGLTIDDMVLSLQVLGRHRNRLRTGHHSGNHFRLVIRNVAAHAADTVPAVLERLSRRGVPNYFGPQRQGKAGDNYQVGAALLQDARRREKMNRATRIWYLNSYQSFLFNRMLARRIDHLDRIFIGDWAMKLDNGACFQVENAEKEQSRADRFEISPTGILFGSRVSWASGEPGQIEETVIAEAGASKESLVAAAKACGFRGERRAFRIPLTELEWSLAGDILTLSFALPPGAYATSVLRELMKVSPATS; from the coding sequence GTGAGACAACCAATCGATCCCTTCCTCACCGGCGACTTGCCTGGAATCGCCGGAGACATTCGCACCATACCCGAAGACTTTCACGTTGAAGAACGGCCGCTCTATCTTCCTTGCGGGGAAGGAGAGCATCTCTATGTCACCATCACCAAACGTGGTCTTTCCACGCCGGATCTCGTCCGACGGCTCTCATCGTCATTGGGGATCAAGGCGCAGGCCATCGGGATCGCGGGCTTGAAGGATGCTCGAGCAGTCACCACCCAGATGGTGTCTTTGCAAGGAGTCACGCCAGAACAGGTCGCCGGCCTCACGATCGATGACATGGTTTTGAGCCTTCAGGTCCTCGGCCGCCATCGTAATCGGCTACGAACCGGCCATCACTCCGGCAATCACTTCCGTCTCGTCATCCGCAATGTTGCCGCCCACGCGGCGGACACCGTGCCCGCCGTCCTTGAACGCCTGAGCAGGCGCGGCGTGCCCAACTATTTCGGTCCTCAACGGCAAGGGAAAGCCGGAGACAACTACCAAGTCGGCGCCGCGCTCCTCCAAGATGCGCGTCGGCGTGAAAAGATGAATCGCGCCACACGCATCTGGTATCTCAACTCCTACCAATCATTCTTGTTCAATCGGATGCTGGCACGACGTATCGATCATCTCGATCGGATTTTTATCGGGGATTGGGCCATGAAATTGGACAATGGCGCCTGCTTTCAAGTCGAAAATGCCGAGAAGGAACAATCGCGAGCGGATCGCTTCGAAATCAGCCCAACAGGCATCCTCTTTGGTTCGCGGGTATCGTGGGCAAGCGGCGAACCTGGTCAAATCGAGGAAACCGTCATTGCCGAAGCAGGCGCAAGCAAAGAGAGTCTCGTCGCCGCTGCGAAGGCCTGCGGGTTCCGAGGCGAGCGCAGAGCGTTCCGCATCCCTCTTACTGAACTGGAATGGTCTCTTGCCGGCGACATCCTCACCCTTTCCTTTGCCCTCCCGCCCGGCGCTTATGCCACGAGCGTGCTCCGCGAGCTGATGAAAGTTTCTCCCGCGACTTCCTAG
- a CDS encoding metallophosphoesterase yields MSRRRTVSWPDRARSFIGYCVSEPLYRAFSLAPHWEWGLSDHDVSLLTHPHSSLAGRRAVHLTDLHLDRYHPRHDGILDTVRELRPDWIFITGDLLNVPEGLPHLFRFLEQLRAIAPVYMTLGNHDHYSGVPVAQYAELADRHKITLLVNQRAIVSTERGELAIVGVDDPSLHRADLRCVPPRTDGRFTLLLAHAPNILDYVEEHHAIDLILCGHSHGGQWRVPGIPTFWLPPGCNGRVAGWHESGRHRLYVNRGIGWSFLPFRFNCRPEIAVIEWVQE; encoded by the coding sequence ATGAGCCGGCGACGGACGGTGTCATGGCCTGATCGCGCGCGATCGTTCATTGGATATTGCGTAAGCGAACCACTCTATCGGGCGTTCAGCCTTGCTCCTCATTGGGAATGGGGTTTGTCCGATCATGACGTGTCCCTCCTTACCCACCCGCATTCGTCCCTTGCCGGTCGCCGCGCCGTCCATCTTACAGATCTGCATTTGGACCGCTATCACCCACGGCATGATGGCATCCTCGACACCGTGAGGGAGCTTCGCCCTGATTGGATTTTCATCACCGGGGACTTGCTCAACGTCCCGGAAGGTCTGCCCCATCTTTTTCGATTCCTCGAACAGCTACGCGCCATCGCCCCCGTCTACATGACATTGGGCAATCACGACCACTACAGCGGTGTACCGGTGGCACAATATGCCGAACTGGCCGATCGACACAAGATCACGCTCCTGGTGAATCAACGTGCCATCGTGTCAACGGAAAGGGGAGAGCTGGCGATTGTCGGCGTCGACGACCCTTCTCTCCATCGTGCGGATCTTCGATGCGTCCCGCCCCGCACCGATGGCCGTTTTACGTTGCTGCTGGCTCACGCGCCGAACATCCTAGATTATGTCGAAGAGCATCATGCCATTGACTTGATTCTCTGTGGCCATAGCCACGGGGGGCAATGGCGAGTGCCGGGGATTCCCACCTTCTGGCTGCCCCCTGGATGTAATGGGCGCGTGGCGGGCTGGCACGAATCCGGCCGGCACCGGCTGTACGTCAACCGAGGGATAGGTTGGTCTTTCCTGCCGTTTCGTTTCAACTGCCGGCCTGAAATTGCCGTGATTGAGTGGGTGCAGGAATAG
- a CDS encoding type II toxin-antitoxin system RelE/ParE family toxin, translated as MIQGFKHKKLKRLFEEGDRKGLRADYVEKIENILAVLNRARAVEDMNLPGFRLHALKGDLKGFYAVTVRANYRMIFRFVNGHAFDVDLVDYH; from the coding sequence GTGATCCAGGGATTCAAGCACAAGAAATTGAAGCGGCTTTTCGAGGAAGGTGATCGGAAGGGACTTCGCGCTGATTATGTTGAGAAGATCGAAAACATTCTCGCTGTACTGAACCGAGCTCGTGCCGTCGAAGACATGAATCTGCCGGGCTTTCGCCTGCACGCCCTCAAGGGCGACCTAAAAGGGTTCTATGCCGTGACTGTCCGGGCGAACTACCGCATGATCTTCCGGTTTGTAAATGGCCACGCCTTTGACGTTGATCTTGTGGACTATCATTAA
- a CDS encoding HigA family addiction module antitoxin, translating to MRMKTPPHPGRIVRQECLEPLNLTVTAAAKHLRITRQALNNLLNERAGISPQMAIRLSKAFGSTPEVWLGLQLDYDLAHAARIAGRLKISRLEVDEATPAA from the coding sequence ATGCGTATGAAAACCCCGCCGCATCCCGGCCGCATCGTTCGACAGGAGTGCCTTGAACCGCTGAATCTCACGGTGACAGCCGCCGCGAAGCACTTGCGTATTACGCGGCAGGCGCTTAACAATCTTCTCAACGAGCGCGCAGGGATCTCTCCGCAAATGGCTATCCGTCTCTCCAAGGCGTTCGGCAGCACACCGGAAGTCTGGCTTGGTCTCCAGCTTGACTACGACCTTGCGCACGCCGCCAGGATCGCAGGAAGACTTAAGATCAGTCGTCTCGAAGTGGATGAA